TCCCGCCAGCTCATGGTCGGGCCCGACGCCGCGACCTGCATCATGGTCGCGGCCAGCCTCGGGACCCTGGCCGGCGGCGATCCCGAGAAGTACCTGGCGCTCATGGTGGTCCTGACCTTGATGACCGGCGTCCTCTACGTCATTGCCGGTTTCCTCCGACTCGGCTTCATCGCGAATTTCCTTTCCCACCCCATACTCGTGGGATTTCTCAACGGTATCGCCCTGTATATCCTGGTCGGGCAGGTTCCGAAGTTCCTCGGCTACGAGGGCGAGGCCAAGGATTTCTTCGCCAAGCTGGTCGAGCCCATCGACAAGATCGACGAGGTCCACGTGCCGACGTTGGTGCTCGGCATCGGGCTGCTGGTCCTTCTGCTTCTGATCCGCCGCTTTGTGCCTAAGCTGCCCGCCGCCCTGGTCGTTGTAATTGTCGGTCTCGTCGCGGTCGCCACCCTGGGACTCCAGGAGCAGGGCGTCGCGGCGATCGGCGCCGTTCCGGCGGGGCTCCCGACGTTCCATTTCGCGCTGTTCGACGTGGAGACCTACGAGCGGATTTTCGCTGATGCGGCCGCTCTCATGCTGATCAGCTTTACCAGCGGCGTGCTGACGGCCAAGAGCTTCGCCAGCCGCAACCGCTACGAGATCGATTCCAACCAGGAAATGGTCGCCTTCGGCGCCGCGAACATCGTGACCGGATTAGCGCAGGGTTTCCCTGTTACCGGCGCCGACTCGCGGACGGCGGTCAACAACGCCATGGGAGGCAAGAGCCAGCTGGTCGGCATCGTCGCCGCCGCCAGCATGCTCGTGGTCTTGTTCTTCTTGACCGAACCGCTCGCCTTCGTGCCGCAGGCTGGGCTGGCTGCGGTCATCATGGTTGCGGCGGTCGGCCTGTTCGATTTCGCGGCACTGCGCGATCTCTTCGTCATCAGCCGCCGCGAGCTTCTGCTGTCGCTCACCACCACGCTCGGCGTTCTCGTCCTGGGCGCGCTCGAAGGCGTCTTTGTCGCCGTCGGTCTGACTTTCATCTGGCTGCTTCACGTCGGGTCCCGGCCCCATGACGCGATCCTGGGACGTACCAAGGCAATGGGCGTAAGGGGCTTCCATAGCCTCGAGAACTACCCGGAGGCGAAAACCTACCCGGGACTGCTCATCTACCGCTTCGACTCCGACCTTCTGTTCTTCAACGTCGACTACTTCAAGCAGCGCCTGCTCAAAGCCATCGCCGAGTCCGAGACACCCGTCGAATGGGTCGTTGTCGATGCTAGCCCGGTCAACATATTAGATGTGACCGCCATTCAGAAGATCGACGAGCTGCGCGAGGAGTTGGCGGCGCGAGGCATCACGCTTGCCAACGCCCGTGCCAAGACCAGTCTTGGGCGGTTTTTTACAGGCGACTGGTTGAAACGGAGACACGAATCACGTGAAGCGTATGTTTTTTCTACGGTCAGAGCTGCGGTGATCGCCTTCCGCAAGCGAAACAGAGAGGCATCGACGCCAGAAGCCGATGCCTAGAGCAGATCGGGGTTGATGGAACCGTCCGCGGCAGTCCATCAGATCCCGTGAACCTGCGCCAACAAGTTACAACGAACGGATCATGTCGTGGCGGCAACGCTCTGCGGTCCTGTCGCAGTATGTGATCCCGCACCGGTTTCTCTCGGCCCCGCCAGGCCGCCGAGAGGCCTGTTCACCGCTGGACCGGCATCGTGTAGTCTCTTGGGCAGCAAGTCTTCTGCGGGGGAAGGGTTGCCCATGGTCGGAATGTTCATGCGAGCCGGGCGCGGGGCCGTTGTCCCGGTGCTGGTCGCGCTCTTCTGGGCGGGTACGGCGGCGGCCGAGAGCCTACGCGAGCGTCTCTACACCCTGGCGCTGGCGGAAGGCTTCGCGGTCAGCCACGCTGAGCGTCTCCCCGAGATCGAGGCCCGGCCCGACACGCCGCTCCCCGCATCGGTTCCGGTCTCGCGGCGTATCAGGGCAATTCTGGAAGGCTACAACTACGTGCTGGTCTACGATTCCGCGGGCCGGATCAAGGAGCTGCGCGTTCTGGGTCCGGCGCCCAGCGCCGCGGCCGTGCTCGCGCAGGCGAGCGTCTCCACGACCCGGCGCGGGTTGCACCATGTCGTCGAAGCCGAGCTGGTCGGTCCCAACGGCGCGCCGCACAAGATCCCGCTGATGCTGGATACCGGCGCGACCATGGTGGTGCTGCCGCTATCGATGACCGGAAGCCTCGGCTTCGAAAGCAAGGACCTGACCGACGGCTGGGCCGAGACCGCCGCCGGCCGGGTGCCGATCAAGTCGGGCTGGTTGCGGACGATCAAGGTGGGCCGGGTGGCCGAAAAGAGGGTCGCCGTCTCGTTCATCGAAGACAGCAAGCTCGGCGAGCAGACCCTTCTCGGCATGAGCTTCCTGGAGCGCTTCCGCTTGACCATCGACGACCAGAACGACCGCATCATTCTCGTCCCCAGATAAGCCCAGGGCGATATTGCCTCGAGGCGTCTGTTGCGGATTCACAGGATCGATGGGCCGCCCCGGCGATTCCATTTGATCGCGTTCTGCTCTAAACCTGAGATATAGAGCGGATTCACATGGTTGGTTGGAAACCACGAAGTGGTTCCATCTAAACATGATCCGCTCTAGTCTCGCGGCCGAGCATCGACCGAGTCTGAGCCGCCATGAGCCGCGAGACCATAGAGATCACCCGGGAAGTCCTGGAGACGTTGAGCACGGTCTCCGCCGCGACGCTCTCCATGCAGCTGCTGAAGCGCGGCATCCGCAACGGCTCGATGATCGGTCCCCGGCCGCTCGATCCCGCCAGGCCGCGCGCCGCCGGGCCGGCCTTCACGCTGCGCTTCATCCCGATGCGCGAGGACATCGCCAGCCTCGATAGCTACGCCAGGCCGGGTTCCCTGCGTCAGGCGATCGAGGAGGTGCCGGCGGGGAGCTTCGTCGTGATCGACGCGCGCGGCGAGGCGGGCGCGGCGACCCTGGGCGACATCCTCGCCGCCCGGCTGGTCGCCCGCGGCGCCGTCGGCGTGGTTAGCGACGGCCCGTTCCGCGACGTCGCCGAGATCCGTCCGCTCGACCTCGCCGTGTTCTCGACCGGCGCGGTGGCGCCGCCGTCTATCGCCCGTCTCGTCTTCGCGGACTGGCAGGTGCCGGTCGGTTGCGGCGGGGTGGCCGTCGTGCCGGGCGACGTCATCGTCGGCGACGAGGACGGCTGCATCGTCGTGCCCCGGAATCTGGCTGCCGAGGTGGTCCGCGACGCGGTTGAACAGGAACGCTTCGAGCGCTTCGCCCAGATGAAGGTCAAGGGCGGCGCCCCCGTGCTCGGCCTCTACCCGCCCGGCGACGAGGCCCTGGCCGCCTACCAGGCCTGGATCGAACAGGGAGAGCCGGAGCTTTGAGGGCCGGCGGGGGAGGCGCGTCATGGCTCTGAGCATGAAGCCCGCCTGCGAGAAGTGCGAAGCGGGTGTATCCCCCGCGGGCGACGCCTATATCTGCAGCCACGAATGCACCTTCTGCCCGTCCTGTGCCCGGACGCTGGGTCACCGCTGTCCGAACTGCGGCGGCGAGCTGGTCCGCCGGCCCAAACGGCGGTCCGACCCGGAGCCGCCACACTACGCCTGAGCGCTGAAGCGAAAAGAGGAGTTGACCGTGCCGACTGCCCTCATCACCGGTGCCAACCGCGGACTCGGCCTGGAGTTCACGAGGTCATTCCTGGCCGACAGCTGGCACGTGCACGCCTGCTGCCGCTATCCGGAAAAGTCAAAGGGCCTCAAAGGACTGGAGGGCGACCTTGACGTGCATAGGCTGGATGTCACGGACGGCCTCAAAGTGGCCAACCTGTCCCGTGAGCTGGTCGGCGGGCCCATCGACCTGGTGCTGAACAACGCGGGCGTCTACGGTCCCCGCACGGGCTTCGGCGAAACCGACTACGACCTATGGGAAGCGGTTTTTCGGATCAACAGCATCGCGCCGCTCAGGATGGCGGAGCGCTTCGTCGAGCAGGTCGCGGCCAGCGAGCGCAAGCTGATTGTCAACATCTCGAGCATAATGGGCTCGATCGGCCAGCTGCAGAGCTCGGGCAGCTACTTCTACAGAGCATCCAAGGCGGCCTTGAACATGGTCACCAAGGGTCTCTCGGTCGATCTCGCGGCGCGCGGCATCACGGTCGTGGCGGTGCACCCGGGCTGGGTCCAGACCGACATGGGCGGCACGGAAGCCGACCTTACGGCGACCCAGAGCATCGCCGGCCTGCGGGCGGTCATCGAGAGCCTCGACATCAGCAAGACGGGGCGCTTCTTCAATTACGACGGCAGCGAGCTGCCGTGGTGAGCGGAGTGAAGTTCCATCTGGCCCAGCTGAACATCGCGCGGGCCCTAGCGCCGCTCGACGATCCGCTGATGGCGGACTTCGTGGCGGCGCTCGACCGCATCAACGCCCTGGCCGAGGCGAGCCCGGGCTTCGTCTGGCGGCTCCAGGACGAGAGCGGCAACGCGACCGAGATCCGCGCCTTCGACGATCCCCTTGTCATCGTCAATCTCTCGGTTTGGGAGAGCGTCGAGGCGCTGTTCGACTATGTCTACAAGGGCGGCCACGCGGGAGTGCTGGCCCGGCGCCGTGGCTGGTTCGAGAAGGCAGAGGGACCTCATCTCGCCTTGTGGTGGGTTCCCGCCGGCCATCGACCGGACGTGTTCGAGGCCCGAGAGCGCCTGGCGCGTCTGGAGAAGAAAGGGCCGAGCGCCGAGGCCTTCACCTTCGGGCGGCGCTTTCCCGCACCGAACCGGGCGATGGCGGGGTAGGGCGATGGACCTGACCGAAGAGCAGATCTTGATCCGCGACACGACGCGCGCCTTCGCAGGCGAGCATCTGGCGCCCAAGGCGGCGGAATGGGACCGGGAGCAGCGCTTCCCCACGGAAGCGGTGGCGGGCATGGCCGAGCTGGGTCTGATGGGCATGCTGGTGCCCGGGGAATGGGACGGCGCTGGCGCCGACCACGTCGCCTACGCCCTGGCGCTGATCGAGGTGGCGGCCGGCGACGGCTCCTGCTCCACCATCATGTCGGTGCACAACTCCGTCGGCTGCATGCCGATCGTGAAGTTCGGCTCCAACGACCAGAAGGAGCGTTTCCTCAAACCCATGGCGCGCGGCGAGCGGCTGGGCGCCTTCTGCCTGACCGAACCGCAGGCCGGCTCGGACGCCGCTGCCATCAAGACCCGGGCCGAGCGCGACGGCAACCACTATGTCCTGAACGGGGTTAAGCAGTTCATCACCTCGGGCCAGAACGCCGACGTCGCCATCGTCTTCGCCGTCACCGACCCGGACAAGGGCAAACGCGGTGTCTCCGCCTTCGTGGTGCCGACCGACACGCCGGGCTACCGCGTCGCCTCGGTGGAGAAGAAGCTGGGTCAAAAGGCCTCCGACACCTGCCAGATCGTCTTCGAGGACTGCCGCCTCACGCCCGATCTGCTGTTGGGCGAGGAGGGCCAGGGCTACAAGATCGCGCTCTCGAACCTGGAAGGCGGGCGCATCGGCATCGCCGCCCAGTCCGTCGGCATGGCCCGGGCGGCCTTTGAGGCGGCGCTGGCCTATGCCCGCGAGCGCGAGGCCTTTGGCAGCGCGATCATCGAGCACCAGGCGGTGGCCTTCCGCCTCGCCGACATGGCGACCCAGCTCCACGCCGCCGAACTGATGGTGCTCCAGGCTGCCGCCCTGCGCGATGGCGGCCGGCCTTGCCTGAAAGAGGCGGCCATGGCCAAGCTGCAGGCCTCGGAAATGGCCGAGAAGGTCTGCTCCGACGCGCTGCAGATTCACGGCGGCTACGGCTATCTCGCCGACTTTCCGGTTGAGCGGATCTACCGCGATGTCCGGGTCTGCCAGATCTACGAGGGCACCTCGGATATCCAGCGCCTGATCATCGCCCGCCAGCTCGCCGCCGGTTAGGGCGCCGCCGGCCGCCGAAACGGCGGAGGTTGCGGTGGCGGCCATGGATAACGATCTCTAGCCCGACGGGCCTTCGGCCCAATGGCGATCAAAGACCTGACCGGGAGGGTGACCAGCCGCGATGCCGCAAGCCATCGACTTCTACTTCGATTTTTCCAGCCCCTACGGTTATCTCGCTGCCGAGCGGATCGACGCGCTCGCGGCCCGGCATGGGCGGGAGGTGTTCTGGCGGCCGATGCTGCTGGGCGCGGTCTTCAAGCAGACCGGCAGCCAGCCGTTGCTGGACATTCCCATGAAGGGGGCCTACGCCCGCCACGATCTTGCGCGTTCGGCGCGCCTGATCGGCGTTCCCTTCGTGATCCCGCCCAGCTTTCCCTTCATGTCGGTCGCAGCGGCACGCGCCTATTATTGGTTGGCCGATCAGGACCGTCCCAAGGCGGCGGCCCTGGCCAAGGCGCTCTACCGCGAAGCCTTCGGCAAGGGGCGCGATATCGACAAGGCCGAGGCGGTGGTCAAGGTGTGCGTCGCCGAGGGCCTGGACGGGGACGCGGTCGCGGCTGCCCTCACGGACCCGGCGGTCAAGCAACGCCTGCGCGAGGAAGTGGACGCCGCGCTGGCCAAGCAGGTCTTCGGCTCGCCCTATATCGTTGTCGATGGCGAGTCCTTCTGGGGCCATGACCGTCTGGCCGAGGTGGACCTCTGGCTCGAGCGGGCCGGCTGGTAGGCCTGCGGCCGCTTGGGTTACGGAGGAGCCGCGAGGCCATGGCGCAGGAAAGGGGCCAAGCAATGGCAACCGGCGCAACAGGCGCAACGCCGGCCGCGGCGACCCTCGGCCACCGGACCGAGGTCGGTCTGGTCCGCAGCCACAATGAAGACAACTACGCCCTGCGCGACGACCTGGGCCTCTGGGTCGTTGCCGACGGCATGGGCGGTGCCGCCGCCGGCGAAAAGGCCAGCGCGATCGCCGTGAAGACCCTGGCGGCTGCGGTCCAGCAGGGCGCAGGCCTGGACGAAGCCATCGCCGCGGCCAACCGTGCCATTCTGGCGGCTGCGCGCGCCGGGGAAGGCCGCGCTGGGATGGGAACCACGGTGGTCGCCGCCCGCGTGACGGAGAGCGACTATCAGATCGCCTGGGTCGGCGATTCCAGGGCCTATCTCTGGTCGGACGGCCTGCGGCGCCTCTCCCACGATCATTCAC
The nucleotide sequence above comes from Kiloniellales bacterium. Encoded proteins:
- the sulP gene encoding sulfate permease, whose amino-acid sequence is MTLNGDEPGTVRRLIHRFVPGLETLSRYDRSWLSHDLAAGLSVAAIALPVGIAYSELAGVPAVVGMYSAIFPLLVYALFGSSRQLMVGPDAATCIMVAASLGTLAGGDPEKYLALMVVLTLMTGVLYVIAGFLRLGFIANFLSHPILVGFLNGIALYILVGQVPKFLGYEGEAKDFFAKLVEPIDKIDEVHVPTLVLGIGLLVLLLLIRRFVPKLPAALVVVIVGLVAVATLGLQEQGVAAIGAVPAGLPTFHFALFDVETYERIFADAAALMLISFTSGVLTAKSFASRNRYEIDSNQEMVAFGAANIVTGLAQGFPVTGADSRTAVNNAMGGKSQLVGIVAAASMLVVLFFLTEPLAFVPQAGLAAVIMVAAVGLFDFAALRDLFVISRRELLLSLTTTLGVLVLGALEGVFVAVGLTFIWLLHVGSRPHDAILGRTKAMGVRGFHSLENYPEAKTYPGLLIYRFDSDLLFFNVDYFKQRLLKAIAESETPVEWVVVDASPVNILDVTAIQKIDELREELAARGITLANARAKTSLGRFFTGDWLKRRHESREAYVFSTVRAAVIAFRKRNREASTPEADA
- a CDS encoding retropepsin-like aspartic protease, with amino-acid sequence MVGMFMRAGRGAVVPVLVALFWAGTAAAESLRERLYTLALAEGFAVSHAERLPEIEARPDTPLPASVPVSRRIRAILEGYNYVLVYDSAGRIKELRVLGPAPSAAAVLAQASVSTTRRGLHHVVEAELVGPNGAPHKIPLMLDTGATMVVLPLSMTGSLGFESKDLTDGWAETAAGRVPIKSGWLRTIKVGRVAEKRVAVSFIEDSKLGEQTLLGMSFLERFRLTIDDQNDRIILVPR
- a CDS encoding ribonuclease activity regulator RraA, yielding MSRETIEITREVLETLSTVSAATLSMQLLKRGIRNGSMIGPRPLDPARPRAAGPAFTLRFIPMREDIASLDSYARPGSLRQAIEEVPAGSFVVIDARGEAGAATLGDILAARLVARGAVGVVSDGPFRDVAEIRPLDLAVFSTGAVAPPSIARLVFADWQVPVGCGGVAVVPGDVIVGDEDGCIVVPRNLAAEVVRDAVEQERFERFAQMKVKGGAPVLGLYPPGDEALAAYQAWIEQGEPEL
- a CDS encoding DUF1272 domain-containing protein, translating into MALSMKPACEKCEAGVSPAGDAYICSHECTFCPSCARTLGHRCPNCGGELVRRPKRRSDPEPPHYA
- a CDS encoding SDR family oxidoreductase, whose protein sequence is MPTALITGANRGLGLEFTRSFLADSWHVHACCRYPEKSKGLKGLEGDLDVHRLDVTDGLKVANLSRELVGGPIDLVLNNAGVYGPRTGFGETDYDLWEAVFRINSIAPLRMAERFVEQVAASERKLIVNISSIMGSIGQLQSSGSYFYRASKAALNMVTKGLSVDLAARGITVVAVHPGWVQTDMGGTEADLTATQSIAGLRAVIESLDISKTGRFFNYDGSELPW
- a CDS encoding DUF3291 domain-containing protein gives rise to the protein MSGVKFHLAQLNIARALAPLDDPLMADFVAALDRINALAEASPGFVWRLQDESGNATEIRAFDDPLVIVNLSVWESVEALFDYVYKGGHAGVLARRRGWFEKAEGPHLALWWVPAGHRPDVFEARERLARLEKKGPSAEAFTFGRRFPAPNRAMAG
- a CDS encoding acyl-CoA dehydrogenase family protein → MDLTEEQILIRDTTRAFAGEHLAPKAAEWDREQRFPTEAVAGMAELGLMGMLVPGEWDGAGADHVAYALALIEVAAGDGSCSTIMSVHNSVGCMPIVKFGSNDQKERFLKPMARGERLGAFCLTEPQAGSDAAAIKTRAERDGNHYVLNGVKQFITSGQNADVAIVFAVTDPDKGKRGVSAFVVPTDTPGYRVASVEKKLGQKASDTCQIVFEDCRLTPDLLLGEEGQGYKIALSNLEGGRIGIAAQSVGMARAAFEAALAYAREREAFGSAIIEHQAVAFRLADMATQLHAAELMVLQAAALRDGGRPCLKEAAMAKLQASEMAEKVCSDALQIHGGYGYLADFPVERIYRDVRVCQIYEGTSDIQRLIIARQLAAG
- a CDS encoding 2-hydroxychromene-2-carboxylate isomerase, with translation MPQAIDFYFDFSSPYGYLAAERIDALAARHGREVFWRPMLLGAVFKQTGSQPLLDIPMKGAYARHDLARSARLIGVPFVIPPSFPFMSVAAARAYYWLADQDRPKAAALAKALYREAFGKGRDIDKAEAVVKVCVAEGLDGDAVAAALTDPAVKQRLREEVDAALAKQVFGSPYIVVDGESFWGHDRLAEVDLWLERAGW
- a CDS encoding protein phosphatase 2C domain-containing protein gives rise to the protein MAQERGQAMATGATGATPAAATLGHRTEVGLVRSHNEDNYALRDDLGLWVVADGMGGAAAGEKASAIAVKTLAAAVQQGAGLDEAIAAANRAILAAARAGEGRAGMGTTVVAARVTESDYQIAWVGDSRAYLWSDGLRRLSHDHSQVQELIDAEFVTEEQARHHPLRSVITRALGGHDGGAAAPQLVSGTLKPGESLLLCSDGLTCEIEDKAIAAILAAELPGLTDSLSDGQAARAGQRAVDRLVDEALAQGGSDNITVVLIGRG